A single genomic interval of Lathyrus oleraceus cultivar Zhongwan6 chromosome 7, CAAS_Psat_ZW6_1.0, whole genome shotgun sequence harbors:
- the LOC127104019 gene encoding uncharacterized protein LOC127104019 has translation MELGRRNTKKYTFKCPDLTELKKLGSMIVSLEDFRAHYGRIMGILKTKVEDGVLNILVQFYDPLYHCFTFPDYQCMPTLEEYSYWFGLPVSDKLPFSGSEKTPTSAAIAEALHLETSVVKDNFTKKGGILGVTSRFLLEKGFIFAEADSRDAFEAIFALLIYGIVLFPNIEDFVDVNAIRIFLIGNRVPILLGDTYHPIHHRTKKGGGTILCCAPLLYKWFISHLPRSRLFRENPQKLSWSQRFMSIDQGSIHWYDPSYDVGVIIDNYGKFPNVALIGVHGGIKYNPILSKRQLGYPMADKPDNLLLSGFFYLNEEESSSLKDRIIHAWRNIHRKGKDRLGRKNCVAFEPYTRWVCARANELKMPYALEKPSFPYAITSSSTIPIENTEEFQEILDRLKLERDTWEGKYHVLNDKKMKMQQQLKEKDDLIEILEQQAVKKQEE, from the coding sequence ATGGAACTGGGAAGGAGGAATACCAAGAAATACACTTTCAAATGTCCTGACTTAACAGAGTTGAAGAAGCTTGGTTCTATGATAGTTAGTCTAGAGGATTTCAGAGCTCATTATGGAAGAATTATGGGTATcttgaagaccaaggttgaagatggTGTTCTCAACATACtggtacagttttatgatccactctaccattgcttcacatttccagaCTACCAGTGTATGCCTACTCTAGAAGAATACTCTTATTGGTTTGGTTTGCCAGTCTCTGACAAATTACCATTTAGTGGTTCAGAGAAGACCCCTACATCAGCAGCTATTGCAGAAGCACTTCACCTAGAAACGTCTGTTGTGAAGGACAACTTCACTAAAAAAGGAGGGATTCTAGGTGTAACCTCTAGATTCCTGTTGGAGAAAGGCTTTATCTTTGCAGAAGCAGATAGTAGAGATGCCTTTGAAGCCATTTTTGCTCTACTCATTTATGGAATTGTACTCTTCCCAAACATTGAAGACTTCGTGGATGTTAATGCTATACGAATCTTCTTAATTGGTAACCGAGTACCCATATTACTTGGAGATACCTACCATCCTATCCATCACAGGACTAAGAAAGGTGGTGGAACCATTCTTTGTTGTGCACCTCTcctatataagtggtttatttctcacttgcccAGATCCAGGCTCTTCAGGGAGAATCCGCAGAAGCTCAGTTGGTCTCAGAGGTTCATGTCCATTGATCAAGGGAGTATACATTGGTATGACCCCTCCTATGATGTTGGAGTAATTATTGACAATTATGGTAAATTTCCTAACGTAGCTCTCATTGGTGTACATGGGGGAATTAAATACAACCCCATCCTTTCCAAACGCCAGTTAGGATATCCTATGGCAGATAAACCCGACAACCTTCTGTTGTCAGGTTTCTTTTACCTCAACGAAGAAGAGAGTTCCAGTTTGAAGGATAGAATCATACATGCTTGGCGCAACATTCACAGAAAAGGAAAAGACCGATTAGGAAGaaagaattgtgttgcttttgAGCCCTACACCCGATGGGTTTGTGCTAGAGCCAATGAACTTAAGATGCCATATGCTCTTGAGAAACCCTCATTTCCTTATGCTATAACATCATCATCCACCATTCCTATTGAGAATACGGAAGAGTTTCAAGAAATTTTGGATAGGTTGAAATTGGAAAGAGACACTTGGGAAGGCAAGTACCATGTCTTGAATGataagaagatgaagatgcaACAGCAGCTAAAGGAGAAggatgatttgattgagattttggAACAACAAGCTGTGAAGAAACAGGAGGAATAA